A genome region from Arachis duranensis cultivar V14167 chromosome 8, aradu.V14167.gnm2.J7QH, whole genome shotgun sequence includes the following:
- the LOC107461048 gene encoding inositol-tetrakisphosphate 1-kinase 3 — MRLMDEVEKEEEKVVEEVQDQWCPVVNTGFSSPKKFVVVGYALTSKKIKSFMQPKLEGLARNKGILFVAIDQNRPLSEQGPFDIVLHKLSCKEWRQVLEDYRQSHPEVTVLDPPDCIQHLRNRQHMLQAVAEMNFSDSYGKVGVPRQLVIKRDASAVPELVNRAGLNLPLVAKPLVADGSAKSHELSLAYEPYSLQKLEPPFVLQEFVNHGGVLFKVYIVGDAIKVVRRFSLPDVSKWEHSKDAGIYRFPRVSCAAASADDADLDPIVGELPPRPLLEKLATELRWRLGLRLFNLDMIREYGTRDRFYVIDINYFPGYGKMPEYEHIFTDFLLKLGNGKYKKKSG, encoded by the exons ATGAGGCTGATGGATGAGGttgagaaggaggaggagaaggtaGTGGAGGAGGTTCAAGATCAATGGTGTCCGGTGGTGAATACTGGATTCTCTTCGCCGAAGAAATTCGTAGTTGTTGGTTACGCTCTTACTTCAAAGAAGATTAAGAGCTTCATGCAGCCGAAGCTTGAAGGATTAGCTag GAACAAGGGGATACTCTTTGTAGCCATTGACCAGAATAGGCCTCTTTCAGAGCAAGGTCCTTTTGATATAGTGTTACATAAG TTATCATGCAAAGAGTGGCGCCAGGTTCTTGAG GATTATAGACAATCACACCCAGAAGTTACTGTTCTGGATCCTCCTGATTGCATACAACATTTACGTAACCGTCAACACATGCTTCAGGCTGTTGCTGAGATGAACTTTTCTGATTCTTATG GGAAAGTTGGTGTTCCTCGGCAATTAGTTATCAAGAGAGACGCCTCAGCCGTCCCAGAGTTGGTCAACAGAGCTGGCCTGAATTTACCTCTAG TTGCAAAGCCACTGGTTGCCGATGGAAGTGCAAAGTCTCATGAATTATCCCTTGCTTATGAGCCATACTCTCTTCAAAAACTTGAACCTCCTTTTGTTCTTCAGGAGTTTGTCAACCATG GAGGTGTTCTCTTTAAAGTTTATATAGTTGGTGATGCAATAAAGGTTGTCAGACGGTTTTCATTACCTGATGTTTCCAAGTGGGAGCACTCCAAGGATGCTGGCATATATCGTTTTCCAAGGGTTTCTTGTGCTGCAGCTTCAGCAGATGATGCGGATCTGGACCCCATTGTTGGTG AGCTGCCTCCAAGACCCCTACTTGAGAAGCTGGCTACAGAACTCCGATGGCGATTG GGTCTTAGATTATTCAACTTGGATATGATCCGCGAGTATGGAACTAGAGATCGGTTTTACGTCATCGACATAAACTACTTTCCTG GATATGGCAAAATGCCAGAATATGAACACATATTTACAGACTTCTTGTTGAAGCTGGGGAATGGGAAGTACAAGAAAAAATCAGGCTAA
- the LOC107461106 gene encoding 50S ribosomal protein 6, chloroplastic yields the protein MSTVSSIFGGRLVVAPVSSGGSRIPIGVGGVVIECSSRPKKKATAHHIKTRPRKTQPWDIKRKPTVYPPLPPLPPEWSVVIPAADDSDTPPPPPPLAA from the coding sequence ATGTCGACGGTGTCAAGCATATTCGGTGGCAGATTGGTGGTGGCGCCGGTAAGCAGCGGCGGAAGTCGGATTCCGATTGGAGTAGGAGGAGTGGTGATAGAGTGCTCTTCTCGGCCGAAGAAGAAGGCAACGGCGCACCACATTAAGACAAGGCCACGTAAGACCCAGCCATGGGACATCAAGCGCAAGCCCACCGTATACCCTCCTCTCCCTCCTCTACCTCCTGAATGGTCCGTTGTTATTCCCGCCGCCGATGACTCCGacactcctcctcctcctccgccTCTTGCTGCTTAG
- the LOC107460988 gene encoding uncharacterized protein LOC107460988, translated as MLQKLGVFGSKFVKKIFYKIPIAVVSSGVMYDTFVLTADEDIRVLFHCVRSFPEVRIHELYAKLEVTLDSSGASAPVHSSTAAGSASCSAPAIRPSVPQVGSPSFAADLVQTEAVRTVPSPNQGVLQQAFQGESYRATDDELQGFGEPDRVENAMRDDDSDQEPVNIFGDSDDDTGANPHAQQGPSSFGTQHYPPHFSTLNLEALGEHPAGVAAVGDEAVLSVKDYSIRRGVEYRVLESDHLKYHGKCKDFGKSCSWLIRISLRARKGTWEVRRCNGPHTCLATSISSDHRQLYYHVICARIFPLVSADAAVPIKVLQQATEADYGFKPSYRKVWKAKQKAVAQIYGDWEESYAELPR; from the exons ATGTTGCAGAAGCTTGGGGTTTTTGGGAGCAAGTTTGTGAAGAAGATCTTCTACAAGATTCCCATCGCTGTAGTCTCCAGCGGTGTCATGTATGATACGTTCGTGTTAACGGCTGACGAAGATATTAGGGTTTTGTTTCATTGCGTAAGGAGTTTTCCTGAGGTCAGAATACACGAGCTGTATGCGAAGTTGGAGGTAACTCTGGATAGTTCTGGGGCATCGGCTCCTGTTCATAGCTCGACTGCCGCAGGCAGTGCGTCTTGCTCGGCGCCAGCGATCCGGCCATCTGTTCCGCAGGTTGGCTCACCTTCCTTTGCGGCTGATCTGGTACAAACGGAGGCAGTTCGCACTGTACCTTCCCCTAATCAAGGGGTCCTGCAGCAGGCATTTCAGGGGGAATCATATCGTGCCACAGATGATGAACTTCAAGGATTTGGGGAACCTGATCGAGTAGAGAATGCAATGCGGGACGATGACTCTGACCAGGAGCCTGTAAATATCTTTGGGGACAGCGATGATGACACCGGTGCTAATCCACATGCACAACAAGGTCCTTCAAGTTTTGGCACACAGCATTACCCTCCACACTTCTCGACGCTAAACTTGGAGGCTCTGGGTGAACACCCGGCGGGAGTTGCTGCAGTTGGTG ATGAAGCTGTTCTTAGTGTGAAGGACTATAGCATCCGTCGAGGTGTTGAGTACCGAGTGTTGGAATCAGACCATCTGAAGTATCATGGAAAGTGCAAGGATTTCGGCAAAAGTTGTAGTTGGCTGATTCGGATTTCGCTCCGTGCACGAAAGGGTACTTGGGAGGTTAGGAGGTGCAACGGTCCCCACACTTGCTTAGCCACATCTATTTCCAGTGATCACCGTCAGCTTTATTACCACGTTATCTGTGCGAGGATTTTTCCATTGGTTAGTGCGGATGCTGCAGTACCGATCAAGGTGTTGCAACAAGCAACTGAAGCTGATTACGGCTTCAAGCCCAGTTACCGGAAGGTTTGGAAAGCAAAACAAAAGGCAGTTGCACAAATATATGGAGATTGGGAAGAGTCTTATGCTGAGTTGCCACGTTGA
- the LOC107460989 gene encoding uncharacterized protein LOC107460989, with protein sequence MPGTVTVLQTSLVRVVDQIDESTVYFHRLFWTFPPCVEAFQHCKPLVSIDGTNLYGKYGGNLLLAIAQDGNSNILPIAFALVEGENAESWHNSIKSVLENPVNGWLPPHAYRAYCIRHVAANFSLSFKGKDARRMLVNAAYAKTEAEFYYWFDIMRTENPAMCDWANRMEYEKWTQHQDRGRRFGHMTTNISECVNSVLKGTRNLPVTSLAIERNIRESRCLTVTLYDRHQPEYTVAETTPTGNFSLGSYRVSLKDHTCECGYFQALHYLCCHAIACCAHSRLNWAAYVHEVYRMSEVFKVYSHGFVPPIPEGLWPPYAGPTVIPDPNMRQAREGRPKATRVRGAMDRSAENQPKRCGLCRQPGHTRRNCGQRRDIADGNT encoded by the exons ATGCCCGGGACAGTTACTGTGTTGCAGACGTCTCTTGTTCGAGTTGTGGACCAGATTGATGAGTCAACAGTGTACTTTCATCGTCTGTTCTGGACATTTCCACCTTGCGTTGAGGCCTTCCAGCATTGCAAGCCGCTTGTGAGTATTGATGGTACCAACTTGTACGGCAAATATGGAGGCAACTTACTGTTGGCGATTGCACAGGATGGGAACTCAAACATCCTCCCGATAGCATTCGCCCTTGTGGAGGGGGAAAATGCCGAGTCATG GCATAACAGCATTAAGTCTGTACTTGAAAATCCCGTGAATGGTTGGCTGCCACCACATGCTTATCGGGCGTATTGTATCCGTCATGTGGCAGCAAATTTCAGCCTTTCTTTTAAAGGTAAAGATGCCAGAAGGATGCTGGTTAATGCGGCGTACGCAAAAACTGAGGCGGAGTTCTATTACTGGTTTGACATCATGCGTACAGAGAATCCGGCCATGTGTGACTGGGCGAACCGGATGGAGTATGAGAAGTGGACGCAACACCAGGATAGAGGTAGACGGTTCGGTCACATGACGACAAACATCAGTGAATGTGTGAACTCCGTCTTAAAAGGAACTCGCAACCTCCCGGTCACTTCGTTG GCTATTGAAAGGAACATAAGAGAGTCAAGGTGCCTCACCGTCACCTTGTACGACAGGCACCAGCCGGAGTACACGGTTGCTGAGACAACACCGACTGGAAACTTCTCGTTAGGTAGCTATAGAGTCTCGCTGAAGGATCACACATGTGAATGTGGATACTTTCAGGCACTCCATTATCTATGTTGTCACGCGATTGCTTGTTGCGCCCACTCGCGGCTTAATTGGGCAGCATATGTGCACGAGGTGTATCGTATGAGTGAGGTGTTCAAAGTTTACAGTCACGGGTTTGTTCCGCCCATCCCAGAAGGCCTATGGCCCCCATATGCCGGGCCAACTGTCATCCCTGATCCTAACATGAGGCAAGCGAGGGAAGGTCGTCCGAAGGCAACTAGGGTCCGCGGTGCCATGGATCGATCTGCTGAGAACCAGCCCAAGCGCTGTGGCCTCTGTCGACAACCTGGTCATACGCGGAGGAACTGTGGCCAGCGAAGAGATATTGCTGACGGGAATACTTAG